The following proteins are encoded in a genomic region of Doryrhamphus excisus isolate RoL2022-K1 chromosome 6, RoL_Dexc_1.0, whole genome shotgun sequence:
- the ppp1r3ab gene encoding protein phosphatase 1 regulatory subunit 3A isoform X1, protein MRNSTPSAKTELVECQLPEALLVGFLSTLPLRAPMESDGKSRLSGAYSLLVPALDSLDVDEDDGEVVTGIRPKSSPLPRRRSSVTDEDSEPDSLPPSASRRVSFADAKGLSLVQVKEFDLWDVPKLPGFESQEDDKVLTEDYFLSPLTFHFPLSPEDLLVRVQEQKIELESLELIPGTSTLKGVIHVLNLSFQKAVYVRTTLDCWASHFDLLTEYSPGSGDPQMDRFTFKLTLVPPFQEQGSRVDFCLRYETPMGTFWANNGNRNYVLLCQQRVKERENPQKEMTQKKSCLKTISQTFVENSWETPSQENLSADVSTTREKDDSGRAVRLPDARSEEDGKNLQMLYSGSTRCVYEVSYHEAESQRNGSQRNRRKAARMARVRDYFSQREDREGTTINDRGDVSPPGDRLVTKEEIPSGDQEKGQKENRKLSDTFSDEALMEQDKKKKEPDPPLDVCVASLLGGDRSRDKSDPESPPAEHLNVFEAEKQSQTLIFGTVVAPLCCQMCDNSDLATPKDTSSRMEEEDASTKSEAIQENTDSDSTQEHFHISVNVPFLVKDTLDRPEVLEDVPESQASGEISENKTDLLAWGSQTTLPTCPPVSEASGETQKDNLLLSHAQLDPDHVDHQAGSEPAEDAEASNQPRVVNSTVVTGNENTCTSCVRPEKEEDAETPQTFPETPEEPCNFYEVEAGGEDAESINRSHLTRNPNEDTFSYTENVEIKDWEMMVKEEEGQKDDHLIEETEAITSTEAEELVLFRTKIKTGEEEHVESFMFEDFEATKLEKQSGEVTKRPLEMLHESKMEIEMLEKVDDEDEVDTDKQDEDLQHPKHVDVEESKQDEIQGLEFNHSKIEDALLNHLQEDDGSREDTREELNQVQRLDLDHLHKNDGSREDTREELNAFQMLEFNPSKLEDALLNHLQEDHGSRGYPSEKTSARTPDETDLQDNWEKIASQHGEDMNEEPESDQTSNESDSDDEVELYMHCLRAVHTGARSAKDQRADVAFNPNKRSSLSRNKALSTPMPSISEAADEEHLDCLQESRDSAQAADVHAEPQSSEPPSTIRKASWWRKTCSCGGISTTLLFATLLVVFVVTAYYYDFLACFGLYLISVVWLWCQGEKQPMKDDSRG, encoded by the exons ATGCGTAACTCGACGCCATCTGCTAAGACGGAGCTTGTTGAATGTCAGTTGCCAGAAGCTCTGTTAGTCGGCTTCCTGTCCACTCTCCCGCTGAGAGCCCCCATGGAGTCCGACGGAAAATCGAGACTTTCCGGGGCCTACAGCCTCCTTGTGCCGGCGTTGGACTCCCTGGACGTGGACGAGGACGATGGCGAGGTGGTGACTGGCATTCGGCCCAAGTCATCTCCTCTACCGCGGAGACGGAGCTCCGTCACTGACGAGGACTCGGAGCCAGACTCCCTGCCGCCTTCTGCCTCCAGAAGGGTGTCCTTTGCAGACGCCAAGGGTCTAAGTTTGGTGCAAGTGAAGGAGTTTGATTTGTGGGACGTGCCCAAGTTACCAGGATTCGAGTCCCAAGAAGATGACAAAGTGCTCACAGAGGACTACTTCCTGTCTCCTCTGACATTTCACTTCCCATTGTCTCCTGAGGATCTGCTGGTGAGGGTCCAGGAGCAGAAAATAGAGCTGGAGTCCCTCGAGTTGATCCCGGGAACGAGCACACTGAAAGGGGTTATCCATGTCCTCAACTTGTCCTTCCAAAAAGCCGTCTACGTGCGAACCACCTTGGACTGCTGGGCCAGCCACTTTGACCTCCTGACAGAGTACAGCCCCGGATCCGGCGACCCTCAGATGGACCGCTTCACCTTTAAGCTCACCTTAGTGCCGCCATTCCAGGAGCAGGGATCCCGTGTTGACTTTTGTTTGAGGTACGAGACCCCCATGGGAACGTTCTGGGCCAACAATGGCAACAGGAACTATGTGCTGCTCTGCCAGCAGAGAGTGAAGGAGAGGGAGAACCCCCAGAAGGAGATGACACAGAAGAAAAGTTGCCTGAAGACCATCAG CCAAACCTTTGTGGAAAACTCTTGGGAAACGCCATCGCAGGAAAATCTCTCAGCAG ATGTGTCAACAACTAGAGAAAAAGACGACTCTGGAAGAGCCGTTCGACTTCCTGATGCCCGTTCAGAGGAAGATGGAAAGAATTTACAG aTGTTGTACTCTGGTTCTACACGGTGTGTTTATGAAGTGTCGTACCATGAG GCCGAAAGCCAGCGCAACGGCAGCCAAAGAAATCGGCGTAAGGCGGCCCGGATGGCTCGGGTGAGGGACTATTTTTCTCAAAGAGAGGACAGAGAGGGCACCACCATAAACGATCGAGGAGATGTATCGCCTCCGGGAGACAGACTAGTCACCAAAGAAGAAATTCCTTCAGGAGATcaagaaaaaggacaaaaagagAACCGAAAACTAAGCGACACATTTAGTGATGAGGCACTGATGGAAcaggacaagaaaaaaaaggaaccaGACCCACCGTTGGATGTCTGCGTGGCTTCATTGCTAGGAGGAGACAGGAGCAGAGACAAGTCCGATCCTGAGTCTCCTCCCGCTGAACATCTGAACGTGTTTGAGGCTGAAAAACAGAGTCAGACGCTCATATTTGGAACTGTGGTGGCTCCTCTGTGTTGTCAGATGTGTGATAACAGTGACTTGGCAACTCCAAAAGATACATCTTCTCGCATGGAGGAAGAAGACGCTTCAACAAAAAGTGAAGCAATTCAAGAAAACACCGACAGTGACTCAACACAAGAGCACTTTCACATCTCGGTGAATGTTCCATTTCTAGTGAAGGACACATTGGATAGACCTGAGGTACTCGAAGATGTCCCTGAAAGTCAGGCATCAGGTGAAATAAGTGAAAACAAAACTGATTTACTCGCGTGGGGTTCGCAAACCACTCTACCAACATGCCCGCCAGTGAGTGAAGCTTCAGGTGAAACGCAGAAAGACAACTTGCTTCTGTCACATGCTCAGTTAGATCCCGACCATGTGGATCACCAGGCCGGTTCCGAGCCGGCAGAAGATGCTGAAGCTTCAAACCAGCCCAGAGTTGTTAATTCCACAGTCGTCACTGGAAATGAGAACACCTGCACTTCTTGTGTCAGACCCGAGAAGGAAGAGGATGCAGAAACACCTCAGACATTTCCAGAAACTCCTGAGGAACCTTGCAACTTCTATGAAGTTGAGGCTGGAGGTGAAGATGCTGAATCGATCAACCGATCACACTTGACCAGAAATCCAAATGAAGATACATTTAGCTACACTGAGAACGTTGAGATAAAAGATTGGGAAATGATggtgaaggaggaggaaggacaGAAAGATGATCACCTGATAGAAGAAACTGAGGCCATCACATCTACTGAGGCAGAAGAGCTTGTGCTGTTCCGGACTAAGATCAAAACTGGAGAAGAGGAGCATGTGGAGAGTTTTATGTTTGAAGACTTTGAAGCCACAAAGCTGGAAAAGCAAAGTGGAGAAGTTACAAAGAGACCTTTAGAAATGCTGCACGAAAGCAAAATGGAGATTGAGATGCTGGAGAAGGTcgatgatgaagatgaggtGGATACAGACAAGCAAGATGAGGATCTACAGCATCCAAAGCACGTTGATGTGGAAGAGAGCAAACAAGATGAAATCCAAGGGTTGGAGTTCAATCATAGCAAGATTGAGGATGCTCTTCTGAATCATCTACAGGAGGATGATGGATCCAGAGAAGATACAAGAGAAGAACTGAATCAAGTCCAGAGGTTGGACTTGGATCATTTACACAAGAATGATGGATCCAGGGAGGATACAAGAGAGGAACTAAATGCATTCCAGATGTTGGAGTTCAATCCTAGCAAGCTGGAGGATGCACTTCTGAATCATCTACAAGAGGATCATGGATCCAGAGGATATCCAAGTGAAAAAACATCTGCGAGGACCCCAGATGAAACGGATCTCCAAGATAATTGGGAAAAGATTGCATCACAACATGGCGAAGATATGAACGAGGAACCCGAGAGCGACCAAACAAGCAATGAGAGTGACTCCGACGATGAGGTGGAGCTGTACATGCACTGCCTGCGGGCGGTCCACACTGGCGCACGGTCCGCCAAAGACCAGCGTGCCGATGTGGCTTTTAACCCAAATAAGAGGTCCTCCCTGAGCAGGAACAAGGCGCTGTCCACGCCCATGCCATCTATCAGCGAGGCTGCGGATGAGGAACATCTGGACTGCCTTCAGGAGAGCCGTGACAGTGCACAAGCAGCGGATGTCCACGCTGAGCCACAGTCAAGTGAGCCTCCGAGCACTATCAGAAAAGCTTCATGGTGGAGAAAGACTTGTTCCTGTGGTGGCATATCCACAACTTTACTGTTTGCCACCTTGTTAGTGGTGTTTGTAGTCACAGCTTACTATTACGATTTTCTGGCCTGTTTTGGACTCTACTTGATTTCTGTGGTTTGGCTCTGGTGCCAAGGAGAGAAACAGCCCATGAAAGACGATTCAAGGGGCTGA
- the ppp1r3ab gene encoding protein phosphatase 1 regulatory subunit 3A isoform X2, whose product MRNSTPSAKTELVECQLPEALLVGFLSTLPLRAPMESDGKSRLSGAYSLLVPALDSLDVDEDDGEVVTGIRPKSSPLPRRRSSVTDEDSEPDSLPPSASRRVSFADAKGLSLVQVKEFDLWDVPKLPGFESQEDDKVLTEDYFLSPLTFHFPLSPEDLLVRVQEQKIELESLELIPGTSTLKGVIHVLNLSFQKAVYVRTTLDCWASHFDLLTEYSPGSGDPQMDRFTFKLTLVPPFQEQGSRVDFCLRYETPMGTFWANNGNRNYVLLCQQRVKERENPQKEMTQKKSCLKTISQTFVENSWETPSQENLSADVSTTREKDDSGRAVRLPDARSEEDGKNLQAESQRNGSQRNRRKAARMARVRDYFSQREDREGTTINDRGDVSPPGDRLVTKEEIPSGDQEKGQKENRKLSDTFSDEALMEQDKKKKEPDPPLDVCVASLLGGDRSRDKSDPESPPAEHLNVFEAEKQSQTLIFGTVVAPLCCQMCDNSDLATPKDTSSRMEEEDASTKSEAIQENTDSDSTQEHFHISVNVPFLVKDTLDRPEVLEDVPESQASGEISENKTDLLAWGSQTTLPTCPPVSEASGETQKDNLLLSHAQLDPDHVDHQAGSEPAEDAEASNQPRVVNSTVVTGNENTCTSCVRPEKEEDAETPQTFPETPEEPCNFYEVEAGGEDAESINRSHLTRNPNEDTFSYTENVEIKDWEMMVKEEEGQKDDHLIEETEAITSTEAEELVLFRTKIKTGEEEHVESFMFEDFEATKLEKQSGEVTKRPLEMLHESKMEIEMLEKVDDEDEVDTDKQDEDLQHPKHVDVEESKQDEIQGLEFNHSKIEDALLNHLQEDDGSREDTREELNQVQRLDLDHLHKNDGSREDTREELNAFQMLEFNPSKLEDALLNHLQEDHGSRGYPSEKTSARTPDETDLQDNWEKIASQHGEDMNEEPESDQTSNESDSDDEVELYMHCLRAVHTGARSAKDQRADVAFNPNKRSSLSRNKALSTPMPSISEAADEEHLDCLQESRDSAQAADVHAEPQSSEPPSTIRKASWWRKTCSCGGISTTLLFATLLVVFVVTAYYYDFLACFGLYLISVVWLWCQGEKQPMKDDSRG is encoded by the exons ATGCGTAACTCGACGCCATCTGCTAAGACGGAGCTTGTTGAATGTCAGTTGCCAGAAGCTCTGTTAGTCGGCTTCCTGTCCACTCTCCCGCTGAGAGCCCCCATGGAGTCCGACGGAAAATCGAGACTTTCCGGGGCCTACAGCCTCCTTGTGCCGGCGTTGGACTCCCTGGACGTGGACGAGGACGATGGCGAGGTGGTGACTGGCATTCGGCCCAAGTCATCTCCTCTACCGCGGAGACGGAGCTCCGTCACTGACGAGGACTCGGAGCCAGACTCCCTGCCGCCTTCTGCCTCCAGAAGGGTGTCCTTTGCAGACGCCAAGGGTCTAAGTTTGGTGCAAGTGAAGGAGTTTGATTTGTGGGACGTGCCCAAGTTACCAGGATTCGAGTCCCAAGAAGATGACAAAGTGCTCACAGAGGACTACTTCCTGTCTCCTCTGACATTTCACTTCCCATTGTCTCCTGAGGATCTGCTGGTGAGGGTCCAGGAGCAGAAAATAGAGCTGGAGTCCCTCGAGTTGATCCCGGGAACGAGCACACTGAAAGGGGTTATCCATGTCCTCAACTTGTCCTTCCAAAAAGCCGTCTACGTGCGAACCACCTTGGACTGCTGGGCCAGCCACTTTGACCTCCTGACAGAGTACAGCCCCGGATCCGGCGACCCTCAGATGGACCGCTTCACCTTTAAGCTCACCTTAGTGCCGCCATTCCAGGAGCAGGGATCCCGTGTTGACTTTTGTTTGAGGTACGAGACCCCCATGGGAACGTTCTGGGCCAACAATGGCAACAGGAACTATGTGCTGCTCTGCCAGCAGAGAGTGAAGGAGAGGGAGAACCCCCAGAAGGAGATGACACAGAAGAAAAGTTGCCTGAAGACCATCAG CCAAACCTTTGTGGAAAACTCTTGGGAAACGCCATCGCAGGAAAATCTCTCAGCAG ATGTGTCAACAACTAGAGAAAAAGACGACTCTGGAAGAGCCGTTCGACTTCCTGATGCCCGTTCAGAGGAAGATGGAAAGAATTTACAG GCCGAAAGCCAGCGCAACGGCAGCCAAAGAAATCGGCGTAAGGCGGCCCGGATGGCTCGGGTGAGGGACTATTTTTCTCAAAGAGAGGACAGAGAGGGCACCACCATAAACGATCGAGGAGATGTATCGCCTCCGGGAGACAGACTAGTCACCAAAGAAGAAATTCCTTCAGGAGATcaagaaaaaggacaaaaagagAACCGAAAACTAAGCGACACATTTAGTGATGAGGCACTGATGGAAcaggacaagaaaaaaaaggaaccaGACCCACCGTTGGATGTCTGCGTGGCTTCATTGCTAGGAGGAGACAGGAGCAGAGACAAGTCCGATCCTGAGTCTCCTCCCGCTGAACATCTGAACGTGTTTGAGGCTGAAAAACAGAGTCAGACGCTCATATTTGGAACTGTGGTGGCTCCTCTGTGTTGTCAGATGTGTGATAACAGTGACTTGGCAACTCCAAAAGATACATCTTCTCGCATGGAGGAAGAAGACGCTTCAACAAAAAGTGAAGCAATTCAAGAAAACACCGACAGTGACTCAACACAAGAGCACTTTCACATCTCGGTGAATGTTCCATTTCTAGTGAAGGACACATTGGATAGACCTGAGGTACTCGAAGATGTCCCTGAAAGTCAGGCATCAGGTGAAATAAGTGAAAACAAAACTGATTTACTCGCGTGGGGTTCGCAAACCACTCTACCAACATGCCCGCCAGTGAGTGAAGCTTCAGGTGAAACGCAGAAAGACAACTTGCTTCTGTCACATGCTCAGTTAGATCCCGACCATGTGGATCACCAGGCCGGTTCCGAGCCGGCAGAAGATGCTGAAGCTTCAAACCAGCCCAGAGTTGTTAATTCCACAGTCGTCACTGGAAATGAGAACACCTGCACTTCTTGTGTCAGACCCGAGAAGGAAGAGGATGCAGAAACACCTCAGACATTTCCAGAAACTCCTGAGGAACCTTGCAACTTCTATGAAGTTGAGGCTGGAGGTGAAGATGCTGAATCGATCAACCGATCACACTTGACCAGAAATCCAAATGAAGATACATTTAGCTACACTGAGAACGTTGAGATAAAAGATTGGGAAATGATggtgaaggaggaggaaggacaGAAAGATGATCACCTGATAGAAGAAACTGAGGCCATCACATCTACTGAGGCAGAAGAGCTTGTGCTGTTCCGGACTAAGATCAAAACTGGAGAAGAGGAGCATGTGGAGAGTTTTATGTTTGAAGACTTTGAAGCCACAAAGCTGGAAAAGCAAAGTGGAGAAGTTACAAAGAGACCTTTAGAAATGCTGCACGAAAGCAAAATGGAGATTGAGATGCTGGAGAAGGTcgatgatgaagatgaggtGGATACAGACAAGCAAGATGAGGATCTACAGCATCCAAAGCACGTTGATGTGGAAGAGAGCAAACAAGATGAAATCCAAGGGTTGGAGTTCAATCATAGCAAGATTGAGGATGCTCTTCTGAATCATCTACAGGAGGATGATGGATCCAGAGAAGATACAAGAGAAGAACTGAATCAAGTCCAGAGGTTGGACTTGGATCATTTACACAAGAATGATGGATCCAGGGAGGATACAAGAGAGGAACTAAATGCATTCCAGATGTTGGAGTTCAATCCTAGCAAGCTGGAGGATGCACTTCTGAATCATCTACAAGAGGATCATGGATCCAGAGGATATCCAAGTGAAAAAACATCTGCGAGGACCCCAGATGAAACGGATCTCCAAGATAATTGGGAAAAGATTGCATCACAACATGGCGAAGATATGAACGAGGAACCCGAGAGCGACCAAACAAGCAATGAGAGTGACTCCGACGATGAGGTGGAGCTGTACATGCACTGCCTGCGGGCGGTCCACACTGGCGCACGGTCCGCCAAAGACCAGCGTGCCGATGTGGCTTTTAACCCAAATAAGAGGTCCTCCCTGAGCAGGAACAAGGCGCTGTCCACGCCCATGCCATCTATCAGCGAGGCTGCGGATGAGGAACATCTGGACTGCCTTCAGGAGAGCCGTGACAGTGCACAAGCAGCGGATGTCCACGCTGAGCCACAGTCAAGTGAGCCTCCGAGCACTATCAGAAAAGCTTCATGGTGGAGAAAGACTTGTTCCTGTGGTGGCATATCCACAACTTTACTGTTTGCCACCTTGTTAGTGGTGTTTGTAGTCACAGCTTACTATTACGATTTTCTGGCCTGTTTTGGACTCTACTTGATTTCTGTGGTTTGGCTCTGGTGCCAAGGAGAGAAACAGCCCATGAAAGACGATTCAAGGGGCTGA